Within the Medicago truncatula cultivar Jemalong A17 chromosome 4, MtrunA17r5.0-ANR, whole genome shotgun sequence genome, the region TGGTGAACTTAATCTATTTAAATCCTTCAACTTCGAcatcaatataaattaattacatatCAGAGTAACGTAGCAACATTCACTCTCTTATTGAGTGAAATACATGCAGGTCACACCACATTAGAAATGAGTTccacataaagtggtgggaCCCGTATGTATTTCAATTTCAcccaataagagagtgaatgTTATAAATAGTGTGTTAAAATGAGTAGTTGCATACATTAAAGCAATGTATTTACATAGATTAAAGTCACAAGAATAAAGTAATGTATTTACATAGGTTAAAGTCACAAGAATAAAGTAATGTACGCTTTACTTACAAAGTGTCATGCCATTGTCACATATAAATTTGTTATATCACTTttatcaaaaaagttttttgcCATATTGctattttatattagtaattGGGTGACAGACAAAAGGACTTGATATTTTTTCCACTTAGAAACATTGGGAGATTTAATTGATGCAAGAATttattcagggactaaaattgcaTATTGGCCTTAATAGAGGAACTAAACTTGCATTAAGCTTTCCTGTACTTATGCTGTATTCAATAGTTTTAGATTAACAAAATTTTCCATTTCATTGAATCTACTTGCTTTTGGGAATTGCAGTGGTGGAGGTGTGGTGGCACTCTCAGAATCAAAATCAGAAGCTGAACGTCCTAATATTGAAGATCAGCAGCCCCGAAAAACGAAAGTCGTGGTCCTTGGAACTGGATGGGCTGCTGCCAGTTTCCTTAAGGGTTTGGATGGTTCATTATATGATGTTCAAGTTGTTTCGCCTCGTAACTACTTTGCATTTACTCCCTTATTACCGAGTGTCACTTGTGGGTCAGTTGAAGCACGGAGCATCGTAGAACCGGTCCGAAACATCATTAAAAAGGTGGAAGAAGCAAAATTAGATTTCTATGAATTACCAtgtatatgattttttaaaactGCATTGATCACTTCCtagtgagcatagctcagttggtagggacattgctATATGCATGGGCCAGGGTTCGAACCGGGATTCCCCAGTTATTCATCTTAAGGGGTGAAATTGTATTCACTAGggtacttaacaaaaaaaaaaaaaaaaaactgcattgATCACATATGTACAgttaatgtaatgtaatgataAATCAAATGTTCTATGATCCTTAACTAATAAATATGATCATTTGAGGAATGACTTTGTTATGTGTCTGGAGATGGTCACCTTGTGATCATAATGGAGTTTTTCAAGCGTATATTGTCCAGTCATTTAATAATggagtttattttgttttttcccaTTGTAGAGAGATGGAGAAATCAAATTTTGGGAGGCTGAATGTGTCAAGATCGATGCTGCAGACAAAAAGGTTGTTTGTCGGTCTAATATTGAAAACTTAGTGGGAAGTGGTGAGTTTTCTCTGGACTATGACTTCTTGGTTGTAGCAGTAGGAGCACAAGTAAATACTTTCAATACCCCTGGTGTTAAGGAGAACTGTCATTTTCTGAAGGTATGTTTATATGTTGTGTATaatcatcaaaatatatttggatTTAATGGTCGATGAAAGTTTGTGTTACTTAATCCATTTAACCGACTCCACATATTGGAAAAAAGCTTTAGTTGTGATTACTTTTTATGTGTGTAGAATTGTTTGATGGTTAAATTTTTAATGTGCTTGATTATGATTATTGGTTGATCAGGAGGTTCAGTCATTGAACTTGTTGGTGAACAAGAATTATCATCAAAACCATCTTTTTCCTGCAACTAATCCAATATGTTGTATATAATCACTTATAGAATGTCGAGGATGCTCAGAAGATCAGACTGTCTGTAATAGATTGTCTTGAGAAGGCTGTTCTTCCTAGTCAATCTGAAGAGGAGCAAAGGTCAAATCTTCATTTTGTAATTGTTGGAGGAGGTCCAACTGGTGTTGAATTTGCAGCTGAACTGCATGATTTTATTCAAGAAGATTTGATCAAATTATATCCAACCgttcaagataaaataaagatcACGTTAATTCAATCTGGAGATCACATCTTGAACATGTACGGGAGCTGTTAACTGTCTCAATTGTTTTTTGAtgctttaaaatttaaaaataacattgaaACTCTGGTACCTTCTCCAAatcgtttattttattattcattttatttatagtttGACTGGTATTGCCAATCTCATGAATAATACCAATCATTATGCAAGTCTGTCCAGCTGTTTGAACCTTTCATATTCTCAATCCTGTCTCTGTAAATCTCACAATTCAGAGAAAATATCATCTTTAATCTTGTAGGTTTGATGAAAGAATAAGTTCGTTTGCTGAGAAGAAGTTTACAAGAGATGGTATAGAAGTTCAAACTGGATGCCGCGTTATGAGTGTTGATGACAAGGAAATTACAGTGAAGGTGAAATCAACGGGAGAGGTTTGCTCGGTTCCCCATGGATTGATTATCTGGTCTACTGGCATTTCTACTCTTCCAGTTATAAGAGATTTTATGGAAGAAATTGGTCAGGTGCTGTTTAATTCCATGCATTTTTTAAAAGCATTTTTCCAATCTATTTTCATGTCTTGTGCGGATGTATTATTGACGAAAATAAACAATACTTTCCTTTAGGATTATGCTAGTTCCAATAtgcatttaattgttttttctcttcACTGAAAATAACAATTAACTATGATGTTGGTAATTATATCCATATAAGCTTGGATTGCTTTATGTGCAGACTAAAAGGCATGTACTGGCAACCGATGAATGGTTGAGAGTGAAGGAATGTGAAGATGTGTTTGccattggtgattgttcatcaATAAATCAACGTAAAATCATGGTACCTCTTAAGCCTTTAACAGTTTCTTTCGTAAACTTCTAAGCTTACTTAATATGCAaccttttcaaaattaatacgGACTTGACCATCCTGCTAGGAATCTCCGATGAAGCAATTAACCTCATTTTGCCTgtcatttgattttcttttttgattattttaaataactCAACAACGTATAGTTTTACTTAATTGCTATAGTTAATAGTTATGTAGATCACTATTGAATTTATTTCTCTGATGATTAACCTATTATCTCTGCTTCTAGGATGATATCTTGGACATATTTAAGGCTGCAGACAAAAATAACTCCGGTACCTTAACTGTAGAAGAATTCGAAGAAGTGATGGATGATGTAATCTTAAGATATCCTCAAGTTGAATACTATCTAAATAAGAAACATATACTTGATTTGAGGGTTCTGTGGAACGACCCACaaggaaatgaaagaaaagaaatagacATAGAAGGGTTTAAGCTGGCCCTTTCTGTTGCAGATTCCCAGGTGAAGACTCTTCCAGCAACTGCACAGGTATGAATCATTTCATCAGTAAGTGAATGCTTGGTTATGCAGACTACTTTTTCTGTCAAATGGTATTATATAGCTTAAGTTTTAATCTATCGGTATATATAGGTTGCTGCGCAACAAGGTGCATACCTAGCAAGTTGCTTTAATCGCGTTGATGATACTGAAGAGCATCCAGAAGGACCTCGTCGATTTTCAGGATCTGGACATCATCGGTTTCGTCCCTTTCGGTAAACCCCATTCTTTGTATGtcttatattattttctatatttccTACCTTTGGAGCGGAAATTGCAGAATTGTCTGCTGTTGTTGAGAGTCCCACATTGGACGAGATATGGTTGAAATTTGAGTTTATGAGTGGGAAGTGTCCCTCACCtaacaagccggttttgtatgATGAGTTAGGATTGAGTTTATAAGGGAAACCAGTATAAATCGTATCCCATGATTTAGTGATTGTTTCAAAGTTGAAAGCATAAATTTATAAGATATCCATTTAGGTGAAGTCAGAAGCGTGTGAAAACGCCTTGACATCCATATGGAGgatctttgtcaaaaaaaaaaaaaatccatatggAGGATCTTTTTTACTTCTTGagataaaacattttttaatttacttgAAACTCCGTTTTTACAATGAGTTTGACTTTAACATCTCGCACATCAGAATTCAGACCTGTAGTTCAAGCAAGATGTAAcaattgtgttttattttaaacatctgtgagaatatcaaagattttgaccaattaaaagaaacatatatttttgttgagCAAACTGACATGAACTTGGTTGAACATATACTTAATTTAGGATGATATTTTGATCTAAATACACTTTACTTTCTTTAATCACTAACTAATCAGTGAGAGTATGGTTGATTACTATGAAAAGGTATAAGCATTTTGGGCAATTTGCTCCACTGGGTGGAGAGCAGGCAGCAGCAGAACTTCCTGGAGACTGGGTTTCCATCGGTCACAGCACTCAATGGCTTTGGTATTCAGTATATGCAAGGTAATGTATATGATGCAAAGCTcgatttactttttttttctttgataacCATATTATAGATACAAAATATTTACCGATATTTAGCAATGATGCGTTGTTCAATGTGCAGCAAGCAAGTGAGCTGGCGCACAAGGTATTTGGTCATGTCTGATTGGGCTAGAAAATTCGTATTTGGGAGGGATTCGAGTCGGGTTTAATTTGACCAACAAACAAATGAAGTGTGAATTGTTTTGTGTAGTTCTGATATTTTCTCTGTTAATTCTTGTACCTAATACCTAATGTATAGTGATTGGAAACAGTTTAAGAGAGAATTAccagcattttttattttctttgagaGGCCATTACGGCATTGTTATTTGGACAAAATGTATATGAATTGatgtcattttattaatttataagtCAATTTTTACCTTCACTGTCAAGTAATTTGTGCATTTTAAATGTAGAAGTatatttaagaaaagaatgatttaattcataaacttttaaaactagtttagttgaaaaatattttttaatatctaCTATGTCacaatttaagatatttaaataTTGACTGATGAAATTGTACAAAATAAGAATATGAAtgattaattaaagaaaaatacctAGAGATAATCTTTACTTTCAAAAATGGAaatccaaaattttacaaaaaataaaataaaatgaaattccAAATTAATACATACAGGGGTTGATCacatccaattttattttttgacaaaatgggcctatttaatttaaattatgattttcaCGGTAGATgtcaagtttattttttttttttggtcaagatgtCAAGTTTTTTATACAGtgaatatattaatcataatcgTCAAATCGTTTAAAACATTTGACACTAATCAGCTGTAGTTGAAAAATGATTAGATGTTTCGTGCACATCAACTAAGAAAAAcgtttgacttttttttattaaaaaaatatttactttaatcataattacttttaaaatcaaatatatgacCAATTGTGATTTATTGACAATGTTAATGATTTGTCCGGTGAGAACGGTTGAGTGGCAACGGTGGCAGAGAATGCACTGGTGTGATGGTAACGGCTTCGGGCACGACAAGATCCGTCTTCACGGAGGGACGAATGGTACCTGCAGGCACGTTAacactccgacgctcaagtcagtaatggAACTGAGATAGAGTGTGTAAGAAGCATTGTGAGAAGTGATATGTATCTTGAGGTGAAGCaagttcacccttatataggcgcgCGTTGGCCATAACCGTATCCGAGTTATGCGGCGTGTGATTAGTGACGGAGCAGAACACGTGTAGGGTGATCCTTATGCGAGAGCGCGCTCCTGTGCGGCACGGTGCACACAAGTTGGCATGTTCCCTTAGGTGCGAAGTCTTAAGGCGGTGTATCTTATGCCACATGTCGGCATGCGGTTGGTCTTCTGACCAGCCCAGaacaattaattttgtttttaatattgatgagaatgcatcaaaattaaactcatataATCCAATCTCGACCTCCCATCACGCTTGATTGGAAATGAGATTGATATTGATCAAATATAGGTCCTCTGATTTCTTTCACTCCTTCGACATTCAAGTCATTTACATTTAAGCATTACaagtaaaacaattttttttaataacatttgGCACATTGTTGCATGATTTCTTACATTATCTTTACTGgtacataattttttacattaagATCCGAGAATTAAGCCGTCAACATTAGCAGCTTATCCTTGACCTCAAATATGATATCCTTCTTGTTTCAACATTTTTAcaacatgtttttgtttttggccATGCAATATTTTTCAACTCCGTATACATTGGAGATCTATGTAAAAGAGGAAACTCTATTATGTTACTCTTCCGATTTTGCATGCATGCATTCATTGTTTTCTTCTATCTCATTTGCAAAAGAAAGATCAACAAGGTGGTAAAAagtataacacaaaaataagcATTAAAGAAGAAACATTTACTAGATAGGATAGGATTTCACTATGAGTTGGTCTTCCTTTTATAACACAGCCTCTAGGGTTTTCCATGAGTATCCATCCTGGTCTAAGTCTGTTGTTGTATGCACTATAATCAGGTAATAACATattctcaaacttgattttGTTATAGTAATTTTTCAAATGTTTTATGTATTACTCTTCACTTGAAATCTTATTGAGGATAATGCATGTAAtggattttcaattttgatctaacttttttttttttttaaattgcagcGGTGGAGGTTTAGCTGCATATAGTGATAGTGGTGATCAAAGACCAAGAAAGAAAGTGGTAGTGCTTGGAACTGGTTGGGCTGGAACTAGTTTTGTGAAAAGCATGAAAAACTCATCTTATGATATTCATGTTGTTTCACCACGTAATTATTTTGCATTCACTCCTTTGTTACCAAGTGTTACTTGTGGCACTGTGGAGGCACGAAGCATCATTGAACCTATTCGAAAAATCAGCAGAAAGgtattgaaatatatttaagtatTGAAATATACCACTTTTAGTTTTGAGTTTGATTAGTATGAACGGTGTTTATGCCTTGCAACAGAGTGGTTTAGATGTTCAATTCAGTGAAGCTGAATGCTATAAGATTGATTCAAAGAACAACAAAGTTTACTGCAGATCTAGTCAAGACAAAAAGCTCGGTGGCGTAGAAGAATTTTCCATTGATTATGATTACTTAGTAATAGCTATGGGCGCTCGTTCTAATACTTTTAACACACCTGGTGTTGAGGAGCATGCCTACTTCTTGAAGGTAAGCAATCGCAAAAAATGTCCATCGATGCGTCTGCAATTGCAGTTGTGATGTTGAAATTGTAATTGCGGTTACCATGCAAACCTTTATATTGTAGTCTCTATACTGATACCTCTGATCAAAGACGTGTCTGTGTCCAACACCTACACATGTGATTGCGttcaaatgatttattttctcaaattattactggtGTTGTCGTGTGAGTGCTAGTGTCGCATCCAGTGTCTGTGTCGGTGCTTCATAAATTGTTGTAAAATGCACACAAACGTGATCAATGGAACCACAGTTGCAGTTATGATGCCATTGCCACAACTTCTAAAACTGTTATAACGTGGCCGCAATTGCAGTTTCATATTGCAATTTAGTATTATGGTTATATTATTCTGAAATTACTTATATTTCTCTGAATTAGGAAGTGGAAGATGCTATGAGAATCCGCACAAAAGTGATTAACCTTTTTGAAAGAGCAAGCCTCCCTTCTGTACCAatggaagagaagaaaaaacttCTTAGTTTCGTAATTGTTGGTGGTGGTCCAACTGGAGTAGAGTTTGCTGCAGAGCTACATGATTTTGTGCATGAAGATCTCTCTAAATTATATCCTTCTCTTATAGACCATGTCAAGATTACTCTCCTTGAGGCTGGCGATCATATCTTAAAcatgtaatgtatatttttttcgcTATATTCGAATAATAAGGTCTATGGCTTTAAATTGTGGTTGCAGTCACGGTTGTGGAGAAATATCGGCAAATACAGCTGCAATTGCGGTTACGATTTTCTGAGACCTCTGCTCTAAAACTTTTATATTACAAATGCAACTGTGGTTGCAAACTGCAATTTCGAACAACACGAAGGctattaaaatgaaataactTGGATTATTAGAGTGAAGACAAGCATGTGAAGTTAATGTTAACATATGATTAACAATTTCTTGATTCATTATAGGTTTGACAAGAGAATAACAGAATTTGCTGAAGAAAAGTTCAAAAGAGATGGAATTGATGTGAAATTGGGATCAATGGTTGTCAAAGTTGGTGAAAAAGATATCTCAtccaaagaaagagaaagtggtCAGGTTGTTACTATGCCTCATGGGATGGTAGTTTGGTCAACTGGTATTGGTGCTCGTCCTGAAATACTCGATTTTATGAAACAACTTGGCCAGGTTTGTTTATAGTGTCCGTGTTCCTCTAAATTTTTCCAAAGTTAATTAGTATCAGACACAATTCAATTTTGTTAGCTTTGAATTGTTTATGTGATAGATTAATCGGCGTGCATTGGTGACCGATGAATGGCTAAGGGTGGAAGGGTGTGACAACATCTATGCTCTAGGTGATTGTGCGACTATAAATCAGCGTAGAATTATGGTACGCATAATCTATATATGCATTCAATATAATTCACTCTTAATTTTAGTAATTAAAGGTGAAAAAACAATACTGTTGTTATCTTTTTAGTCGTGCTATGAACTAGAGTAATGTTTCCATCAAAAATGAACTAGAGTAATGTTAATTTCACTAGTTTTTTTGTACTCGAAAGACAAATATAACATAGCAATGTTATGTCCGCTCGGTCTATGAATGTGTGTTTAAGATGATTGGTTTTGCGATAAAAAAAGGTTAGCGGCGCAGCTTGTTGCCTGCTTGCCTTCTATTTCCGTGTAATTGTCTATATATACCGTTTATTAATTGAGTCAACACTTTTTCTTATACTGATTTTACCTGCAG harbors:
- the LOC25492068 gene encoding external alternative NAD(P)H-ubiquinone oxidoreductase B1, mitochondrial, which translates into the protein MTIGSFFNKASRALTTHPFSSNFLLLCTISGGGVVALSESKSEAERPNIEDQQPRKTKVVVLGTGWAAASFLKGLDGSLYDVQVVSPRNYFAFTPLLPSVTCGSVEARSIVEPVRNIIKKRDGEIKFWEAECVKIDAADKKVVCRSNIENLVGSGEFSLDYDFLVVAVGAQVNTFNTPGVKENCHFLKNVEDAQKIRLSVIDCLEKAVLPSQSEEEQRSNLHFVIVGGGPTGVEFAAELHDFIQEDLIKLYPTVQDKIKITLIQSGDHILNMFDERISSFAEKKFTRDGIEVQTGCRVMSVDDKEITVKVKSTGEVCSVPHGLIIWSTGISTLPVIRDFMEEIGQTKRHVLATDEWLRVKECEDVFAIGDCSSINQRKIMDDILDIFKAADKNNSGTLTVEEFEEVMDDVILRYPQVEYYLNKKHILDLRVLWNDPQGNERKEIDIEGFKLALSVADSQVKTLPATAQVAAQQGAYLASCFNRVDDTEEHPEGPRRFSGSGHHRFRPFRYKHFGQFAPLGGEQAAAELPGDWVSIGHSTQWLWYSVYASKQVSWRTRYLVMSDWARKFVFGRDSSRV
- the LOC25492067 gene encoding external alternative NAD(P)H-ubiquinone oxidoreductase B4, mitochondrial, with protein sequence MSWSSFYNTASRVFHEYPSWSKSVVVCTIISGGGLAAYSDSGDQRPRKKVVVLGTGWAGTSFVKSMKNSSYDIHVVSPRNYFAFTPLLPSVTCGTVEARSIIEPIRKISRKSGLDVQFSEAECYKIDSKNNKVYCRSSQDKKLGGVEEFSIDYDYLVIAMGARSNTFNTPGVEEHAYFLKEVEDAMRIRTKVINLFERASLPSVPMEEKKKLLSFVIVGGGPTGVEFAAELHDFVHEDLSKLYPSLIDHVKITLLEAGDHILNMFDKRITEFAEEKFKRDGIDVKLGSMVVKVGEKDISSKERESGQVVTMPHGMVVWSTGIGARPEILDFMKQLGQINRRALVTDEWLRVEGCDNIYALGDCATINQRRIMEDIAVIFNKADKDSSGMLDLKEFQNVVGDIIERYPQVDIYLKKNQMKEMATLLSKSQESPTTEVDIEYFKQALSKVDSQMKNLPATAQVAAQQGAYLADCFNRMELCEKYPEGPLRFRGTGRHQFHAFRYSHFGQFAPLGAEQTAAQLPGDWVSIGHSSQWLWYSVYVSKLVSWRTRALVVSDWGRRFVFGRDSSQL